The Geothrix sp. DNA segment GCCTCGCCGTCGGCGACGGCACCCGCATCGCCAGCGGCGCGGCCATCTATGCCTTCGACCACGGCCTGAAGCCCGACCGCGACATCAAGGACCAGCCGGTGCGCTCCCGCGGCATCCGGCTTGGCCGGGATGTCTGGATCGGCGCCAACGCCGGCATCACGGACGGCGTCAGCATCGGCGACCACGCGGTGGTGGCCATGGGCGCCGTGGTGACGAAGGACGTGCCGGACTGGGCCATCGTGGCCGGCGTGCCCGCGGTGATGGTGGGCGACCGGCGGGAGCGTTAAGCGACTTGAGGGCGCCTCTTGCCACAGGGTGGCGCCGCTGCGTTGCAGTTCGCGTCCGCTCCCGTTTGGCCGACGATCCAAATTGCTGTTTTCGTTGATGTTTTAACCTTGGCACGGCTCGTGAAATCCAAGGTGCATGGGGCCAGCACCCTCCCGCCCCATGTAGGAGGTCCCATGCGAAGCCTGGTCCTGCTTGCCCTCGCGGTCCTTGCGACCCTGCCCCTTTCCGCCCACGAGCACGGGCGTGGCCCCCGCCGGGTCGTGGTGGTCGAGCGCCCCTATTGCGCGCCCTATCCCCGCTGGGAGGCCCGGCACTGGGACGACCGGCGCTGGGAGGATCGGGACGAGCGCTGGGAGCGCCGCCGCGCCTACGGTCGCTACGACTGCGACGACGACCGCATCGTGCTCGGCCTGCCCCTGCCCAGGCCCCTGCTGCCCCCGCTTCGCGGCCAGGTGGTCATCCGCCTCCGCTAAGAGTGCCCTTCGACAGTCCCTGTCCAACCCCTGGCTGGACACTGGATCGAGGCCAGGCTGCCGGACCCACGAATTTTTCGCCTCGGGCCTTGACAAAGGCGAATTAAAAACGAATACTGGGTAAACGGGACAGATGGAGCCCCCATGCGGACCCCTTCACGCAGATTTGGTTACAAGTTCAGCGGCTACTTCATGGAATACGGCCCCATCGAGGCCGAGAGCCTGGATGCAGCCAAGGCCGAGATCCGGCAGCGCCTGAGCGTGACCCGCCTGCCCCTGGGGCTCCAGGTCTGGGACCTGGCCGAGCGCCCCCTCACCCGCTGGCGCGTGGACGCCGCCAGCTAGAGGCCTGGGCCAGCCACCCTATTCCCCGTGGGCCTTCCACCAGGTCTTGCCTTCGGCCACGTCCTGGGCGATCTGGACTCTCAGCTCATCGACCGAACCGAACTTCACCTCGCCGCGGATGCGGTGCAGGAACCGCACGGTCAGACGGGTGCCGTAGAGGTCGCCATCAAAGCCGGGCAGGTGGGTCTCCACCGTGAGGCGGCGGCCCTCGAAGGTGGGCTTTTCGCCCACGTTCGTGAGCCCCAGGCGCACACCGCCCTGGTGGGGAAGGAGCACCTCGGTGACGTAGACGCCGAAGGCCGGCAGCTGCTCCTGCTCCCAGGCCAGGTTCGCCGTGGGGAAGCCCAGGTGGCGGCCGCGCCGGTCGCCCTCCACCACCACGCCGGTGAGGGCGTAGGGATGGCCCAGCAGGGCCGCCGCCGCCTCCGCGTCACCCGCGTCCAGAGCCTCGCGGATGCGCGTGCTGGACAGGCGGCCGCCATCCGGCGCCCGCAGGGCCAGGGTGCGCACCTCGCAGCCATGGGCCGCGCCCCAGGCCTCAAGGGTCTCCACGCTGCCGCTGCGGTCCCGGCCGAACTGGAAGGCGCGGCCCACGTGCAGCTCCACTGGCGCAAGGATGCCCTGGAGCCGATCCAGGAAGGCCTCGGGGCTCAGCTCGGAGAAGGCCCGGCTGAAGGGGATCACCCAGGCCAGGTCCATGCCCGCCGCCTCGAAGGCCGCCAGCCGCTGCTCGAGGGTCATGAGCAGCTTCGGCTTGCGCTCGGGCGCCACCACCAGGGTGGGGTGCGGGTCGAAGGTCACCACGGCGGCGCGCTGACCCAGCAGCCGGGCCCGGCCCGCCGCGATCTGCAGCAGTTCCCGGTGCCCCGCATGGACGCCATCGAAGGTGCCCAGGGTCACGACGAAGGGGCCCGAGGCCGGGGCGGTTTCCAGATCGTGGCGCCAGACTTCCATCACTCCGCCCCGTCCTGCTCGGCGGGCCAGGCCAGGCTGGCCACGACGCTGCCCGCCAGCACCGCCGCGATGACCAGGAGGCTGATCTGCACCGGGATGTGCACCCACTGGGCGATGCACATCTTCACACCCACGAAGGCCAGCACCACGGCCAGCCCCGTCTTCAGCCGGTGGAAGCGGTCCATCATCTTGGCCAGCAGGAAGTAGAGGCTGCGCAGACCCAGGATCGCGAAGATGTTCGAGGTGTAGACCACGAAGGGATCGCGGCTCACGGCCAGCACCGCGGGGATGGAGTCCACGGCGAAGACCAGGTCCGTCACCTCGATGGTGATGAGCACCAGCAGCATGGGCGTGGCGAGGCGACGGCCCTCCCGCAGCACCCAGAAGCGCTCGTGGCCCCCGGTCTCGTCGTAGGGCACCAGGCGGCGGAAGGCCCGCACCAGCGGGTACTGCGTGGGATCCGAATCCTCCTCGGCCACCAGCAGCATCTTCAGCCCGGTGTAGACCAGGAAGCCGCCGAAGACATACATCATCCACTCGAAGCGGTTCAGCAGGGCCGTGCCCGCCAGGATCATCCCCGCCCGCATGATCAGCGCGCCCAGCACGCCCCAGAACAGCACCCGGTGCTGGTGGCGGAGGTCCACCTGGAAGCTGCGGAAGACCAGCACGAACACGAAGAGGTTGTCCACGCTGAGGGACTTCTCCAGCACGTAGCCCGTGAACCACTCCAGGCCCTTCTGCGTGCCCTCGGCCTGCCAGATGAGGCCGTTGAAGATCAGCGCCAGGGTGATCCAGACGGCGCTCCAGATGCCCGCCTCGCGCACGGAGGGGGCGTGGATCCGGCGGTTGAAC contains these protein-coding regions:
- a CDS encoding TerC family protein produces the protein MVDALLQAAPWWAWVGFHAFVFLMLALDLGVFNRRIHAPSVREAGIWSAVWITLALIFNGLIWQAEGTQKGLEWFTGYVLEKSLSVDNLFVFVLVFRSFQVDLRHQHRVLFWGVLGALIMRAGMILAGTALLNRFEWMMYVFGGFLVYTGLKMLLVAEEDSDPTQYPLVRAFRRLVPYDETGGHERFWVLREGRRLATPMLLVLITIEVTDLVFAVDSIPAVLAVSRDPFVVYTSNIFAILGLRSLYFLLAKMMDRFHRLKTGLAVVLAFVGVKMCIAQWVHIPVQISLLVIAAVLAGSVVASLAWPAEQDGAE
- a CDS encoding bifunctional riboflavin kinase/FAD synthetase encodes the protein MEVWRHDLETAPASGPFVVTLGTFDGVHAGHRELLQIAAGRARLLGQRAAVVTFDPHPTLVVAPERKPKLLMTLEQRLAAFEAAGMDLAWVIPFSRAFSELSPEAFLDRLQGILAPVELHVGRAFQFGRDRSGSVETLEAWGAAHGCEVRTLALRAPDGGRLSSTRIREALDAGDAEAAAALLGHPYALTGVVVEGDRRGRHLGFPTANLAWEQEQLPAFGVYVTEVLLPHQGGVRLGLTNVGEKPTFEGRRLTVETHLPGFDGDLYGTRLTVRFLHRIRGEVKFGSVDELRVQIAQDVAEGKTWWKAHGE